One Phocoena sinus isolate mPhoSin1 chromosome 13, mPhoSin1.pri, whole genome shotgun sequence DNA segment encodes these proteins:
- the ODC1 gene encoding ornithine decarboxylase codes for MNNFSNEEFDCHFLDEGFTAKDILDQKINEVSSSDDKDAFYVADLGDILKKHLRWFKALPRVTPFYAVKCNDSRTIVKTLAAIGTGFDCASKTEIQLVQSLGVPPERIIYANPCKQVSQIKYAANNGVQMMTFDSEVELMKVARAHPKAKLVLRIATDDSKAVCRLSVKFGATLKTSRLLLERAKELGIDVIGVSFHVGSGCTDPETFVQAISDARCVFDMGAEVGFGMYLLDIGGGFPGSEDVKLKFEEITSVINPALDKYFPSDSGVRIIAEPGRYYVASAFTLAVNIIAKKRVLKEQTGSDDEDESSEQTFMYYVNDGVYGSFNCILYDHAQVKPLLQKRPKPDEKYYSSSIWGPTCDGLDRIVERCNLPEMHVGDWMLFENMGAYTVAAASTFNGFQRPTIYYVMSGPTWQLMQQIQNHDFPPGVEEQDIGTLPVSCAWESGMKRHPAACASARINV; via the exons ATGAACAACTTCAGTAATGAAGAGTTTGACTGCCATTTCCTGGATGAAGGCTTTACTGCCAAGGACATTCTGGACCAGAAAATTAATgaagtttcttcttct GACGATAAGGATGCCTTCTATGTTGCGGACCTGGGAGACATCCTAAAGAAACATCTGAGATGGTTTAAAGCTCTTCCTCGGGTCACCCCCTTTTATGCAGTCAAATGCAATGATAGCAGAACCATAGTGAAGACCCTAGCTGCCATAGGGACAGGATTTGACTGTGCCAGCAAG ACTGAAATCCAGTTGGTGCAGAGTCTCGGGGTGCCTCCAGAGAGGATTATCTATGCAAATCCTTGTAAACAAGTGTCTCAGATTAAATACGCTGCCAATAATGGAGTTCAGATGATGACTTTTGATAGTGAAGTTGAGTTGATGAAAGTTGCCAGGGCGCATCCAAAGGCCAA GTTGGTTTTGCGGATTGCCACTGATGATTCCAAAGCAGTCTGTCGCCTCAGTGTCAAATTTGGTGCCACACTCAAAACCAGCAGGCTTCTTTTGGAACGGGCGAAAGAGCTGGGTATCGACGTCATTGGTGTCAG CTTCCATGTGGGAAGTGGTTGTACTGATCCGGAGACCTTCGTGCAGGCCATCTCTGATGCCCGCTGTGTCTTTGACATGGGA GCTGAGGTTGGTTTCGGCATGTATCTGCTTGATATTGGTGGTGGCTTTCCCGGATCTGAGGATGTAAAGCTTAAATTCGAAGAG ATTACCAGTGTAATCAACCCGGCGTTGGACAAGTATTTTCCATCAGACTCTGGAGTTAGAATCATAGCTGAGCCAGGCAGATACTATGTTGCATCAGCTTTCACGCTAGCAGTTAATATCATTGCCAAAAAACGCGTATTAAAGGAACAGACAGGCTCTGATG ATGAAGATGAGTCAAGTGAGCAGACGTTTATGTACTACGTGAATGACGGAGTGTACGGGTCTTTCAACTGCATCCTCTACGACCACGCACAAGTGAAGCCTCTTCTGCAGAAG AGACCCAAACCAGATGAGAAGTATTATTCGTCCAGCATCTGGGGACCGACCTGTGATGGCCTGGATCGCATTGTTGAGCGCTGTAACTTGCCCGAGATGCATGTGGGCGATTGGATGCTCTTTGAAAACATGGGTGCTTACACTGTCGCTGCTGCTTCTACCTTCAATGGATTCCAGAGACCAACCATCTACTATGTGATGTCAGGGCCAACATG GCAACTGATGCAGCAAATTCAGAACCACGACTTCCCACCCGGAGTAGAGGAGCAGGACATTGGCACTCTGCCTGTGTCCTGTGCTTGGGAGAGTGGAATGAAACGGCACCCAGCAGCCTGCGCTTCAGCTCGTATTAATGTGTAG